The following are from one region of the Halolamina litorea genome:
- a CDS encoding YcaO-like family protein, which translates to MDIGIVGTGPAADAIEAAMADLDARIVEIGSGDFADVGFCFVVGATGADAFGAAADSDALSRWVAVEIGGIGGYAVEGTDATVSTFTPSSGCYHCLQQRVAATTEPTDESPSASTSAVRFAGALAGRRATRVLTGEDLGGTVVEVEGAEREFQPVPFCGCHPGRDRMLSLDYEETELDPTLTRAEAAVDERVGMIEQVGEQASFPLPYYMAANSETTGFSDASAAPFAAGAAVDWNEAYMKALGEAMERYAAGIYRNAEFRRAPATALDDAVSPTRFVTADRYDPDPSVERPWVPGLDLDSEDGVWLPAEVVHYPPPETRIKPPITTGLGLGSSTVEATVSGLSEVIERDATMLSWYSDYEPLGLSVDDDRFAALRKRAASEELDVTVTLLTQDVDVPVVAATVHREGGAWPRFAAGSGADLDPVAAATGALAEALQNWIELRDMGPEQASEEGGAIGEYADFPRRARELTHPETTIPADSVADDAADRSGEAALDALIERADDAGLSAYAARTTTRDVAGLGFEGVRVVVPKAQPLFTGEPFFGDRLARVAASMGYEAKPGRAYHPFP; encoded by the coding sequence ATGGACATCGGAATCGTCGGGACCGGCCCGGCCGCCGACGCGATCGAGGCGGCTATGGCCGACCTCGACGCACGCATCGTCGAGATCGGAAGCGGCGACTTCGCCGACGTCGGGTTCTGTTTCGTCGTCGGCGCGACCGGCGCGGACGCGTTCGGCGCCGCGGCCGACAGCGACGCGCTCTCCCGCTGGGTCGCCGTCGAAATCGGCGGCATCGGCGGCTACGCCGTCGAAGGGACCGACGCCACAGTGTCGACGTTCACCCCTTCGTCCGGCTGCTACCACTGCCTCCAGCAGCGCGTCGCCGCCACGACCGAACCGACCGACGAGAGCCCCTCGGCGTCAACGAGCGCCGTACGCTTCGCTGGCGCGCTGGCGGGCCGCCGGGCCACCCGGGTCCTGACCGGCGAGGACCTCGGCGGCACCGTGGTCGAAGTCGAGGGCGCCGAGCGCGAGTTCCAGCCGGTCCCGTTCTGTGGCTGTCACCCCGGCCGCGACCGGATGCTCTCGCTCGACTACGAGGAAACGGAACTCGACCCGACGCTCACCCGCGCCGAGGCCGCCGTCGACGAGCGCGTAGGCATGATCGAACAGGTCGGCGAGCAGGCCTCCTTCCCGCTGCCGTACTACATGGCGGCCAACTCCGAGACGACGGGGTTCTCCGACGCTAGCGCGGCGCCCTTCGCCGCCGGCGCCGCCGTCGACTGGAACGAGGCGTACATGAAGGCGCTGGGCGAGGCGATGGAGCGCTACGCCGCCGGGATCTACCGGAACGCCGAGTTCCGCCGTGCACCCGCCACGGCGCTCGACGACGCCGTCTCGCCGACGCGATTCGTCACGGCCGACCGGTACGACCCGGACCCGAGCGTCGAGCGTCCCTGGGTCCCGGGGCTGGACCTCGACTCGGAGGACGGCGTCTGGCTCCCCGCGGAAGTCGTCCACTACCCCCCACCGGAGACCCGGATCAAGCCACCGATCACGACCGGGTTGGGCCTCGGTAGCTCGACGGTCGAAGCGACGGTTTCGGGGCTCTCGGAGGTCATCGAGCGCGACGCGACGATGCTCTCGTGGTACTCCGACTACGAGCCACTCGGGCTCTCGGTCGACGACGACCGCTTCGCGGCGCTCCGGAAGCGCGCCGCGAGCGAGGAACTTGACGTCACGGTCACCCTGCTCACACAGGACGTTGACGTTCCGGTCGTCGCCGCGACGGTCCACCGCGAGGGCGGTGCGTGGCCCCGCTTCGCCGCCGGCTCCGGCGCCGACCTCGACCCCGTGGCGGCCGCCACCGGCGCGCTCGCGGAGGCGCTCCAGAACTGGATCGAACTCCGGGACATGGGCCCCGAACAGGCGAGCGAGGAGGGCGGCGCCATCGGCGAGTACGCCGACTTCCCCCGGCGCGCCCGGGAGCTCACCCACCCGGAGACGACGATTCCGGCCGACTCGGTCGCCGACGACGCCGCGGACCGCAGCGGCGAGGCGGCCCTCGACGCGCTCATCGAGCGTGCCGACGACGCTGGCCTGAGCGCTTACGCCGCACGGACGACGACCCGCGACGTGGCGGGGCTGGGCTTCGAGGGCGTCCGCGTGGTGGTGCCGAAGGCCCAGCCGCTGTTCACCGGCGAGCCGTTCTTCGGCGACCGCCTGGCTCGGGTGGCGGCGTCGATGGGGTACGAGGCGAAGCCCGGGCGGGCGTACCACCCGTTCCCGTAG
- the tbsP gene encoding transcriptional regulator TbsP, with product MTSNLLGEEIEDILRQSIEEAGEELLFVDPSAAAVEALVELGVGFDGELPTVKLLADERMLKDVMDDFLVASNAADLVEAGTLELRNLGADTDNALLITDDRTVAVVSAGDAVAGLATDDAAFVELAHADYSERFDAAETFNLRTPAISRIRETMAADIGEQAREDFDAVLDSLETARGDGDGLDEVTISLLVAAKNDVLLYDISKWGEDVGIASKATFSRTKTRLEELGLIDTEKVPIDVGRPRLRLKLGDDQLRGADAGEFASIAQSMIDA from the coding sequence ATGACATCGAATTTACTCGGCGAGGAAATCGAGGATATCCTCCGCCAGAGCATCGAGGAGGCCGGCGAGGAGCTGTTGTTCGTCGATCCCTCCGCAGCGGCCGTCGAGGCCCTAGTCGAGCTCGGTGTCGGCTTCGACGGGGAGCTCCCGACGGTGAAGCTGCTCGCCGACGAGCGGATGCTGAAAGACGTGATGGACGACTTCCTGGTGGCGAGCAACGCCGCTGATCTCGTCGAGGCCGGCACCCTCGAACTTCGGAACCTCGGTGCCGACACCGACAACGCCCTGCTCATCACCGACGATCGGACCGTCGCCGTCGTGAGCGCCGGCGACGCCGTCGCCGGGCTGGCGACCGACGACGCGGCGTTCGTCGAACTCGCCCACGCGGACTACAGCGAGCGCTTCGACGCCGCCGAAACGTTCAACCTCCGGACGCCGGCCATCTCCCGCATCCGCGAGACGATGGCCGCGGACATCGGCGAACAGGCCCGCGAGGACTTCGACGCCGTGCTCGACTCGCTCGAAACCGCCCGCGGCGACGGCGACGGCCTCGACGAGGTCACCATCTCGCTGCTGGTCGCCGCGAAGAACGACGTGCTCCTCTACGACATCAGCAAGTGGGGCGAGGACGTGGGGATCGCCTCGAAGGCGACGTTCTCCCGGACGAAGACCCGACTCGAGGAACTGGGCCTGATCGACACCGAGAAGGTGCCCATCGACGTGGGCCGACCGCGCCTGCGCCTCAAGCTCGGCGACGATCAACTCCGTGGCGCCGACGCCGGGGAGTTCGCCTCGATCGCCCAGTCGATGATCGACGCCTGA
- the glyA gene encoding serine hydroxymethyltransferase, whose translation MEHDHVRQVDPEVADALEAEIGRQQDTLSLIASENHVSEAVMDAQGSALTNKYAEGYPGRRYYGGCEHADTVEQLAIDRAKDLWGAEHVNVQPHSGSQANMAVYIAALEPGDKILSLDLTHGGHLSHGHHANFVGEHFDVEHYECDDETGYVDYEALREKAEAFDPDMIVSGYSAYPREVEWERVQAAAEAVGAHHLADIAHITGLVAAGVHESPVGIADFVTGSTHKTIRAGRGGMVMCGEDWAEAVDKAVIPGMQGGPLMHNIAGKAVGFKEALTPEFEEYASRVVTNAEAMAERLSERGLDLVSGGTDTHLVLADLRPSHPDTTGKDVEEALEAAGIVLNANTVPGETRSPFNPSGIRVGTPAITTRGFTASDCRTVADCIVDVVDAPDDEDVIAQVAETVGDLTEKHPIYE comes from the coding sequence ATGGAGCACGATCACGTCCGACAGGTCGACCCCGAGGTCGCCGACGCGCTCGAAGCCGAGATCGGCCGCCAGCAGGACACGCTCTCGCTGATCGCCAGCGAGAACCACGTCTCCGAGGCCGTGATGGACGCACAGGGGAGCGCCCTCACGAACAAGTACGCCGAGGGCTACCCCGGCCGACGCTACTACGGCGGCTGTGAACACGCCGACACCGTCGAACAGTTGGCCATCGACCGCGCCAAGGATCTCTGGGGCGCCGAGCACGTCAACGTCCAGCCCCACTCCGGTTCGCAGGCCAACATGGCCGTCTACATCGCGGCGCTGGAGCCAGGCGACAAGATCCTCAGCCTCGACCTGACCCACGGCGGCCACCTCAGCCACGGCCACCACGCCAACTTCGTCGGCGAGCACTTCGACGTGGAACACTACGAGTGCGACGACGAGACGGGCTACGTCGACTACGAGGCCCTGCGCGAGAAGGCGGAGGCGTTCGACCCCGACATGATCGTCTCGGGCTACTCCGCCTACCCCCGCGAGGTCGAGTGGGAGCGCGTGCAGGCGGCCGCCGAGGCCGTCGGCGCCCACCACCTCGCGGACATCGCCCACATCACCGGTCTCGTCGCCGCGGGCGTCCACGAGTCGCCGGTCGGAATCGCCGACTTCGTCACCGGCTCGACGCACAAGACGATCCGCGCCGGCCGCGGCGGAATGGTGATGTGCGGCGAGGACTGGGCCGAGGCCGTCGACAAGGCCGTCATCCCCGGGATGCAGGGCGGCCCGTTGATGCACAACATCGCCGGCAAGGCCGTCGGGTTCAAGGAGGCGCTCACCCCCGAGTTCGAGGAGTACGCCAGCCGCGTCGTCACGAACGCCGAAGCGATGGCCGAGCGACTGAGCGAGCGCGGCCTCGACCTGGTCTCCGGCGGCACCGACACCCACCTGGTCCTCGCCGACCTGCGACCGTCCCACCCCGACACGACCGGGAAGGACGTCGAGGAAGCCCTGGAGGCGGCCGGCATCGTCCTCAACGCCAACACCGTCCCCGGCGAGACGCGTTCGCCGTTCAACCCCTCCGGTATCCGTGTCGGGACGCCCGCCATCACGACCCGCGGGTTCACCGCCAGCGACTGCCGGACCGTCGCCGACTGCATCGTCGACGTGGTCGACGCGCCCGACGACGAGGACGTGATCGCCCAGGTGGCCGAGACGGTCGGCGACCTCACCGAGAAGCACCCGATCTACGAGTAA
- a CDS encoding PAS domain-containing protein yields MIFLDTADADVDAVRAAAPSASIIYCPPKTTADGVAAADAAGVETVLPQDAEAWGADRLAERVADALASATRPGRAVSVSDGAGSADGTTGSAGEPPAVPANEAPVRPTERPPARGILTVDGDGRISYVGERAADLLGREATALLDTDLAEALPWADLGQVERGADDLGPDDDSVSTVKRLMPANRWLSLSTHSTGDGAAITIHELGADERRRIVLDRLHGVSRRLFAAETPEAVANIAAEAVRDVLGLEVVVVRLTDSAGERLVPVAQTEAVDETMPDRPTYAVGEGMAGTAFETDSPQIRSDLGDDGFGTVRSAICLPLDDYGTISIGSRVPDAFNEDDVSLARLLSTTVRVALERAERESQLRRREAVLESLRGLVFVLDEDRAIDYVSTALAERLGRTREALVGEHVVEFIDVTAFYRAEQRIREGDDEITLDLRIDPPGGGGFPAQVELSVLERTDDGESIVGVVEDRSTLAETRADLRRKHERLWTLFENLPDPVVDAEHVEGGPVIRAANDAFAEVFDCDRDAIVGEPIDEVLDSPASNSPGSMPPEAINEQVNEGEVTGAKIQRETGRGARTFLFRGIPYAEEGTVRAFGIYTDVTEIERRERHVKVLDRLLRHNLRNDLGVVIGRAENVLKGSDDPEIREEARKLVDAADGLIDLSETAKRIRRIIEEPATDRYRVTVTDLLDQVAADARQQSPDAAIEAAPGDPDVAVLATPDLQLALEELVDNALAHGGDSPTVELRAEAFDPAPDEWVDLLVVDDGPGIPETERAPVTGDRDITQLQHGSGLGLWLVRWAVESVGGDLGFERRDGRTVVRLRLRRAPPE; encoded by the coding sequence GTGATTTTCCTCGATACCGCCGACGCCGACGTCGACGCCGTTCGAGCGGCCGCGCCGTCGGCGTCGATCATCTACTGTCCCCCGAAAACGACCGCCGACGGCGTGGCTGCAGCCGACGCGGCGGGGGTGGAGACGGTGTTGCCACAGGACGCCGAGGCGTGGGGCGCCGACCGACTCGCCGAACGCGTGGCCGACGCGCTCGCCAGCGCCACGCGACCCGGCCGGGCGGTCTCGGTTTCCGACGGCGCCGGCTCGGCCGATGGGACGACCGGCAGCGCGGGCGAACCGCCGGCGGTCCCGGCGAACGAGGCGCCGGTCCGCCCGACGGAACGGCCCCCGGCCCGCGGTATCCTCACCGTCGACGGGGACGGCCGGATCAGCTACGTCGGCGAGCGCGCCGCGGACCTGCTCGGCCGAGAAGCGACGGCGCTGCTCGACACCGACCTCGCCGAGGCGTTGCCGTGGGCCGACCTCGGACAGGTCGAACGCGGGGCCGACGACCTCGGCCCGGACGACGACTCGGTGTCGACGGTCAAGCGACTGATGCCGGCGAACCGCTGGCTCTCGCTCTCCACGCACTCGACCGGCGACGGCGCCGCGATCACGATCCACGAACTCGGTGCCGACGAACGCCGGCGGATCGTGCTCGACCGCCTCCACGGGGTTAGCCGACGCCTGTTCGCCGCTGAGACCCCCGAGGCGGTGGCGAATATCGCCGCCGAGGCCGTCCGGGACGTACTCGGCCTCGAAGTCGTCGTCGTCCGACTCACGGACTCGGCCGGCGAACGGCTCGTACCGGTCGCCCAGACCGAGGCCGTAGACGAGACCATGCCCGACCGGCCGACCTACGCCGTCGGCGAGGGGATGGCCGGCACGGCGTTCGAGACCGACAGCCCCCAGATCCGCTCCGATCTCGGCGACGACGGGTTCGGGACGGTCCGATCGGCCATCTGCCTGCCGCTCGACGACTACGGTACGATCAGTATCGGTTCCAGGGTGCCAGACGCGTTCAACGAGGACGACGTCTCTCTCGCGCGACTACTCTCGACGACGGTTCGGGTCGCCCTGGAGCGCGCCGAGCGCGAGAGCCAACTGCGGCGCAGGGAGGCGGTTCTCGAGTCGCTCAGGGGGTTGGTGTTCGTCCTCGACGAGGACCGGGCCATCGACTACGTCTCGACCGCGCTGGCCGAGCGACTGGGCAGGACTCGGGAGGCGTTGGTGGGCGAACACGTGGTCGAGTTCATCGACGTGACGGCGTTCTACCGGGCCGAACAGCGGATCCGGGAGGGCGACGACGAGATCACGCTCGACCTCCGGATCGACCCGCCCGGCGGGGGGGGGTTCCCCGCGCAGGTCGAACTCTCGGTGCTCGAGCGGACCGACGACGGCGAGTCCATCGTCGGCGTCGTCGAGGACCGCTCGACCCTCGCGGAGACGCGTGCGGACCTCCGCCGGAAACACGAGCGGCTGTGGACCCTGTTCGAGAACCTCCCCGATCCGGTCGTCGACGCCGAACACGTCGAGGGCGGCCCGGTGATCCGGGCGGCCAACGACGCCTTCGCCGAGGTGTTCGACTGTGACCGCGACGCCATCGTGGGTGAACCGATCGACGAGGTGCTGGACTCGCCGGCGAGCAACTCCCCGGGGAGCATGCCGCCCGAAGCCATCAACGAACAGGTCAACGAGGGCGAGGTGACCGGAGCGAAGATCCAACGCGAGACCGGCCGCGGCGCGCGGACCTTCCTCTTCCGTGGCATCCCGTACGCCGAGGAGGGGACGGTCCGGGCGTTCGGCATCTACACCGACGTGACAGAGATCGAGCGCCGCGAGCGCCACGTCAAGGTGCTCGATCGGCTGCTCAGACACAACCTCCGGAACGACCTGGGCGTGGTCATCGGCCGCGCCGAGAACGTCCTCAAAGGCAGCGACGACCCCGAGATACGCGAGGAGGCGCGAAAGCTGGTCGACGCCGCCGACGGCCTGATCGACCTCAGCGAGACCGCAAAGCGCATCCGCCGCATCATCGAGGAACCGGCGACCGACCGCTACCGGGTGACGGTCACGGACCTGCTCGATCAGGTGGCCGCCGACGCGCGCCAGCAGTCACCAGACGCGGCCATCGAGGCTGCTCCCGGGGACCCGGACGTGGCGGTGCTCGCTACCCCGGACCTCCAACTCGCCCTCGAGGAGTTGGTCGACAACGCGCTCGCCCACGGTGGGGACTCCCCGACGGTCGAACTCCGCGCCGAGGCGTTCGACCCGGCCCCCGACGAGTGGGTGGACCTGTTGGTCGTCGACGACGGCCCCGGTATCCCCGAGACGGAGCGTGCACCCGTCACCGGCGACCGAGACATCACCCAACTGCAGCACGGCAGCGGCCTCGGGCTCTGGCTCGTCCGCTGGGCCGTCGAGTCCGTCGGCGGCGAC